One segment of Nitrospiria bacterium DNA contains the following:
- a CDS encoding NAD(P)/FAD-dependent oxidoreductase, with the protein MNQGPRIIDSSETADAVIVGGGMGGLLLALILARGGRTVIIVERQPKLLPIARGELLQPNGLRILDRLGLLDKLKSLPAYPVHRFHFHRIGGRKLCTVDYQTLPPPWNYALITRPHHLLNLLLDQLEQAGRARLLTETDFQELLFEHDTVVGIRAEQNGRTLELRTPLVIGSDGAYSKVRRAMGIRSHLHAYREGYLTMVVPSPPGFSNDARYYVGRGQILGLFPVSGSELYLFYMIDAADREAIKQRRVETVTAAIAKIDSALTEPLRSVTAWDQVGYMPCVRVRAKRWTADGVALIGDAAHAMNPHVAQGRNQAMEDAAVLAEVIQESFTPGGFPKARLNRYELERRPSVERLQRMGDELTLLWNTALPPLTWLRDRIFEGMERHPDVRDRVLKTISGLEIRPMGMVNRLRVFLP; encoded by the coding sequence ATGAATCAAGGTCCCCGGATAATCGATTCAAGCGAAACAGCCGATGCGGTTATCGTGGGGGGGGGTATGGGCGGTCTGCTGTTGGCCCTGATTCTGGCCCGCGGCGGCCGGACCGTGATCATCGTCGAGCGCCAGCCCAAGCTCCTTCCTATTGCCCGCGGGGAACTTCTCCAGCCGAACGGTCTCCGGATCTTGGATCGGCTCGGATTGTTGGATAAGCTCAAGTCGCTTCCGGCCTATCCGGTCCACCGGTTTCATTTCCACCGCATCGGCGGCAGAAAGCTTTGCACTGTCGATTACCAGACGCTCCCTCCCCCTTGGAATTATGCACTGATCACGCGGCCGCATCATCTGCTGAACCTTCTTTTGGACCAACTTGAACAGGCCGGCCGCGCCCGCCTCCTGACCGAAACCGACTTCCAAGAACTGCTGTTCGAGCATGATACGGTCGTCGGCATCCGGGCCGAGCAGAACGGCCGAACCCTTGAACTCCGCACGCCGCTCGTGATCGGATCGGATGGGGCCTATTCCAAGGTCCGACGGGCGATGGGAATTCGATCCCATTTGCATGCGTATCGAGAAGGTTACCTTACCATGGTTGTTCCGAGCCCGCCGGGGTTCTCCAACGATGCGCGGTACTACGTCGGACGCGGCCAGATCCTCGGACTGTTCCCCGTGTCGGGCAGCGAACTGTATCTTTTTTACATGATCGATGCCGCCGATCGTGAAGCGATCAAGCAGCGCCGTGTCGAAACGGTGACCGCGGCGATTGCCAAGATCGACTCCGCATTGACCGAACCTCTGCGATCCGTCACCGCATGGGATCAGGTAGGATACATGCCCTGCGTACGGGTCCGGGCGAAGCGCTGGACGGCCGACGGCGTCGCGCTGATCGGGGATGCCGCGCACGCCATGAATCCTCATGTTGCTCAAGGCCGCAATCAGGCCATGGAAGATGCGGCGGTCTTGGCCGAGGTGATCCAGGAAAGCTTCACCCCGGGAGGGTTCCCCAAGGCGAGGCTGAACCGTTATGAGCTAGAACGGCGGCCGTCGGTGGAGCGTCTTCAACGAATGGGCGATGAACTCACCCTGTTATGGAACACAGCCTTGCCGCCCCTGACATGGCTTCGGGACCGGATTTTCGAGGGAATGGAGCGCCATCCCGATGTGCGGGATCGGGTCCTCAAGACGATCTCCGGGCTGGAGATCCGGCCCATGGGGATGGTCAACCGTCTTCGCGTTTTCCTGCCCTAA
- a CDS encoding citrate synthase — protein MPMPDYSPGLAGVPAAKSRISYLDGQKGILEYRGFRIEALAEKSHFIETAYLLLFGRLPAPPELDRFGTDLRSHRRIKYRITDLMKCLPEHGHPMDALQAAVAALGMFYPAKNVQDPQVQYDSAVRLISKFPIIVAAHARMRHGDDPIPPRADLSHAANFLYMLTGKEPEPMMAEILDTCLILHAEHTMNASTFSGLVAASTLADAYTVVSSAIGTLSGPLHGGANEQVLDMLREIGSVANVRPYIEKKLAAKQKIMGLGHREYKVKDPRAVILQALVQKMFARYGQSPLYEIAQETERVGTELLASKGIHANVDFYSGIVYEKMGIDKDLFTPVFALARVVGWLAHWIEQLKDNHIFRPTEIYEGAHEQTYLPLNQRSSSPRL, from the coding sequence ATGCCGATGCCCGATTATTCCCCCGGTTTAGCCGGGGTTCCCGCGGCGAAATCCAGGATCAGTTACCTTGACGGCCAAAAGGGGATTCTTGAATACCGGGGATTTCGGATCGAGGCCCTGGCCGAAAAGAGCCACTTTATCGAAACCGCCTATCTTCTTCTCTTCGGCCGCCTGCCCGCCCCGCCCGAACTGGATCGTTTCGGCACGGACCTCCGTTCCCACCGGCGGATCAAGTACCGGATCACGGACCTGATGAAATGCCTTCCGGAGCATGGACATCCCATGGACGCTCTGCAGGCCGCGGTGGCGGCGCTCGGAATGTTTTACCCGGCTAAAAATGTTCAGGACCCGCAGGTTCAATACGATTCGGCGGTGCGCCTGATCTCAAAATTTCCAATTATCGTCGCGGCCCATGCCCGGATGCGCCACGGGGACGATCCGATTCCGCCCCGCGCGGATTTGAGCCACGCGGCTAATTTTTTATACATGCTGACCGGTAAAGAACCGGAACCCATGATGGCCGAAATTCTGGACACCTGTTTGATCCTGCATGCCGAGCACACCATGAACGCCTCGACCTTCAGCGGCCTTGTCGCGGCCTCCACATTGGCCGACGCTTACACCGTCGTTTCTTCCGCCATCGGGACCCTTTCCGGCCCGCTTCACGGGGGGGCCAACGAGCAGGTGCTGGACATGCTTCGCGAAATCGGGTCGGTGGCCAATGTCCGGCCGTACATCGAAAAGAAACTCGCGGCCAAACAGAAGATCATGGGCCTTGGACACCGGGAATACAAGGTGAAGGACCCCCGGGCTGTAATATTGCAAGCGCTGGTGCAGAAGATGTTCGCCCGCTACGGCCAATCGCCCCTTTACGAGATCGCACAGGAGACCGAGCGGGTCGGAACGGAACTGCTCGCAAGCAAGGGCATTCACGCTAATGTTGACTTCTATTCCGGAATTGTGTATGAGAAGATGGGGATCGACAAAGACCTCTTCACGCCGGTCTTCGCCCTGGCGCGGGTCGTCGGTTGGCTGGCCCACTGGATCGAACAACTGAAGGACAACCATATTTTTCGTCCGACCGAAATTTACGAAGGCGCGCATGAGCAGACGTATCTTCCATTGAATCAGCGATCTTCATCACCCCGACTCTGA
- a CDS encoding cold-shock protein, which yields MAKGTVKWFNASKGYGFLSQEDGKDVFVHFSAIQGDGYKSLDEGEAVEFEVTQGPKGPQASNVVRLSAQSR from the coding sequence ATGGCAAAAGGCACTGTGAAGTGGTTTAACGCCAGCAAGGGTTATGGATTCCTGTCTCAGGAGGACGGCAAAGATGTGTTTGTGCACTTCTCCGCGATCCAAGGCGACGGATACAAGTCGCTTGACGAAGGTGAAGCGGTCGAGTTTGAAGTGACCCAGGGTCCGAAAGGCCCGCAGGCATCGAACGTGGTTCGGCTGTCGGCCCAATCGAGATAA
- a CDS encoding phosphatidylglycerol lysyltransferase domain-containing protein: MNPFPQLVPNSRCLACDVCCRFPEKDSPLAPYFTAEEIRRAVERGIPPERFDDPKGGRIELLPHPRGEGYICPAFDPAVNGCRIYDDRPLDCQLFPLALMWDPSKRTVLLGFDRKCPFIVETFFAAGPFEYGRSMAVRLETDETIKTLRAHPGLIGAYQEDVMILTPLARLSEALTGRPAAHGARVNPESVGLTPLTDADRPLFESAMRWTPTELSSYSWPALTVWKDHLRYYWAIIGRQFCLFARYVDGLFMPLPPIGETLTHEAVRQCFDRMDAINSHPAISRIENLDAGQVPAFESMGLVVKPKEQEYLYDREALVRLAGDRYKTKRWACNRFVREHRKDPVRIEPYRSSDRDDCLDLFSRWKRQHAESGRSSGNQEEDRMMLEDAASAHRRALEESVGLGLTGRVARRGGRIVGYTFGFRFRPDIFCVLLEVADREVAGLSAYLFREFCREMSGFSTIHAMDDSGLERLRAAKLSYHPSKVLTSYIATRPARSIKKT, from the coding sequence ATGAATCCATTTCCCCAACTGGTTCCCAATTCCCGCTGCCTGGCCTGTGATGTCTGCTGCCGCTTTCCCGAGAAGGACAGCCCGCTGGCGCCGTATTTTACCGCGGAGGAAATCCGCCGAGCCGTCGAACGAGGCATCCCGCCGGAACGATTCGACGATCCGAAAGGCGGCCGGATCGAGCTGCTTCCCCATCCGCGCGGCGAGGGCTACATCTGTCCCGCCTTTGATCCGGCCGTAAACGGGTGCCGAATCTACGACGACCGTCCATTGGACTGCCAACTCTTTCCACTGGCCTTGATGTGGGATCCCTCCAAGCGGACGGTGCTCCTGGGGTTCGACCGCAAATGCCCTTTTATTGTAGAGACGTTCTTTGCCGCGGGGCCGTTTGAGTACGGCCGATCCATGGCCGTTCGACTGGAGACGGACGAAACGATCAAAACGCTTCGGGCGCACCCGGGACTGATCGGGGCCTACCAGGAGGACGTGATGATCCTGACGCCGCTGGCCCGTCTGAGCGAGGCCTTGACGGGTCGACCGGCCGCACACGGCGCGCGGGTTAACCCCGAGTCGGTCGGGTTGACCCCGTTGACCGACGCGGACCGCCCGCTGTTTGAGTCGGCCATGAGATGGACCCCGACGGAGCTGTCGAGTTATTCCTGGCCCGCGCTGACGGTCTGGAAAGACCATCTCCGGTATTACTGGGCGATCATCGGGCGGCAGTTCTGCCTCTTCGCGCGGTATGTCGACGGTCTTTTCATGCCCCTGCCGCCGATCGGGGAGACCCTGACCCATGAAGCCGTTCGACAATGTTTTGACCGGATGGACGCGATAAATTCCCATCCGGCGATATCCCGCATTGAAAATCTCGATGCGGGACAGGTTCCGGCGTTCGAATCGATGGGCCTTGTCGTCAAGCCGAAGGAACAGGAGTACCTGTATGACCGCGAGGCGCTGGTCCGACTGGCGGGCGATCGCTACAAAACCAAACGCTGGGCCTGCAACCGCTTCGTGCGGGAGCACCGCAAAGATCCCGTCCGGATTGAGCCGTACCGATCATCCGATCGGGACGACTGTCTGGACCTGTTTTCCCGATGGAAGAGACAACATGCCGAATCCGGCCGGTCGTCCGGAAATCAGGAGGAGGACCGAATGATGCTGGAGGACGCCGCGTCGGCCCATCGACGGGCGTTGGAAGAATCCGTGGGCTTGGGCCTTACGGGGCGCGTGGCGCGGCGGGGCGGGCGGATCGTCGGCTACACGTTTGGGTTCCGATTCCGGCCGGATATCTTTTGCGTGCTGCTCGAAGTGGCCGATCGGGAGGTCGCCGGTCTGTCGGCCTATCTCTTCCGCGAGTTCTGCCGGGAGATGTCGGGCTTTTCGACGATCCATGCGATGGACGACTCCGGCCTCGAGCGTCTCCGTGCGGCCAAGCTTTCCTACCATCCCTCGAAAGTCCTGACCTCTTATATCGCAACGCGGCCGGCGCGGTCCATTAAAAAAACTTGA